The Larus michahellis chromosome 2, bLarMic1.1, whole genome shotgun sequence genome window below encodes:
- the SNX13 gene encoding sorting nexin-13 isoform X3 — protein sequence MLAETSLSIWGWGSLGVVLFLVTFGPFAIFYFAFYILCFVGGGFVVTLLFGKSNSEKYLEQCDHSFLPCTSVGIPKCIEEMKREARPIKIDRRLTGANIIDEPLQQVIQFSLRDYVQYWYYTLSDDESFLLEIRQALQYALVQFSARSKETDWQPYFTTRLVDDFGTHLRVFRKAQQRIAEKGDQMKDQAEDLVDTFFEVEVEMEKEVCRDLVCTSPKDEEGFLRDLCEVLLYILLPPGDFQNKIMRYFVREILSRGILLPLINQLSDPDYINQYVIWMIRDSNCNYEAFMNIIKLSDNIGELEAVKDKASEELQYLRSLDTAGDDINTIKNQINSLLYVIKVCDSRIQRLQSGKEIDTVKLAANFGKLCTVPLDHILVDNVALQFFMDYMQQTGGQAHLFFWMTVEGYRVTAQQQLEVLQSRQKDGKHQTNQTKGLLRAAAFGVYEQYLSEKASPRVNIDDNLVAKLAETLNHEDPTPEIFDDIQRKVYELMLRDERFYPSFKQNVLYVRMLAELDMLKDPSFRGSDDGEGESFNGSPTGSINLSLDDLSNVPSDETVQLHAYISDTGVCNDHGKTYALYAITVHRRNPNSEETWKTYRRYSDFHDFHMRITEQFENLANILKLPGKKTFNNMDREFLEKRKKDLNAYLQLLLNPEMMKASPALAHYVYDFLENKAYSKGKGDFARKMDTFVNPLRNSMRNVSNAVKSLPDSLAEGMTKMSDNMGKMSERLGQDIKQSFFKVPPLIQKTYSDPDHCRVAAPIDDNVDDNIPLRVMLLLMDEVFDLKERNQWLRRNIKNLLQQLIRATYGDTINRKIVDHVDWMTSPEQVADAVKRFRDAFWPNGILAETVPRRDKAIRMRTRVAGKTKLLEVMPDELKHIIGAETTRKGILRVFEMFQHAQLNKRMVYVFLERFLETLFPQNKFHELFNKLHSRSKQMQRYKQRLHSTQAPSLQKR from the exons gGGGTTTGTGGTTActcttttatttggaaaaagcaACTCAGAAAAATACCTTGAGCAGTGTGATCATTCGTTTCTTCCTTGTACATCAGTTGGGATCCCTAAG TGCATAGAAGAAATGAAACGTGAAGCCAGACCTATTAAGATTGACAGAAGACTGACAGGTGCGAATATAATTGATGAGCCTTTGCAACAG GTAATCCAGTTTTCCCTGAGAGACTATGTGCAGTATTGGTATTACACGCTAAGTGATGATGAATCATTTCTTCTGGAAATCAGGCAGGCTCTTCAGTATGCACTTGTTCAGTTTTCTGCCAG GTCAAAGGAAACAGACTGGCAGCCTTATTTCACTACACGACTTGTTGATGACTTTGGCACTCATCTTCGAGTTTTCAGAAAAGCTCAGCAAAGAATAGCAGAGAAAGGTGATCAGATGAAAG ACCAAGCTGAGGACCTTGTAGATACATTCTTTGAGGTTGAagttgaaatggaaaaagaagtctGTCGTGATCTAGTCTGCACTTCTCCCAAAGATGAAGAAG GATTCCTAAGGGATCTATGTGAGGTTTTACTGTATATATTGCTACCTCCTGGAGACTTCCAGAACAAGATCATGCGATACTTCGTCAGG GAAATCCTCTCCCGAGGAATTCTTCTTCCATTAATAAACCAGCTCAGTGATCCTGATTATATTAATCAGTATGTCATATGGATG ATTCGTGATTCCAACTGTAACTATGAGGCCTTTATGAATATTATTAAATTAAGTGATAATATTGGAGAGTTGGAAGCAGTGAAAGATAAAGCAAGTGAAGAACTGCAGTATCTTCGATCTCTAGATACAGCGGGAGATG ATATCAACactattaaaaatcaaataaacagTTTATTATATGTTATTAAAGTATGTGATTCAAGAATTCAGAGGTTGCAGTCAGGAAAA GAAATAGATACTGTGAAACTGGCAGCAAactttggaaaactttgcacagtcCCTCTGGACCATATTCTGGTAGACAATGTTGCACTACAATTTTTTATGG ATTACATGCAGCAGACTGGTGGCCAAGCACATCTGTTTTTCTGGATGACAGTAGAAGGATACAGGGTTACGGCACAGCAACAGCTGGAGGTACTTCAAAGCCGGCAGAAAGATGGAAAACATCAGACTAATCAAACCAAGGGTCTATTAAGAGCAGCTGCATTTGGAGTTTATGAGCAATATTTATCAGAAAAG gcatctcccagagttaATATTGATGACAACTTAGTAGCAAAACTGGCAGAAACACTGAACCATGAGGATCCAACACCTGAAATCTTTGATGACATTCAGAGAAAG GTGTATGAATTGATGCTACGAGATGAACGATTCTACCCTTCATTCAAGCAGAATGTGTTGTATGTGCGTATGTTAGCTGAGCTGGATATGCTGAAGGATCCTAGTTTCAGAGGATCAGATGATGGTGAAGGAG AATCTTTTAATGGGTCTCCTACTGGCAGCATTAATCTG TCCTTAGATGACCTTTCAAATGTCCCTTCTGATGAGACAGTTCAACTCCATGCATACATCTCAGATACTG GAGTGTGTAATGATCACGGCAAGACATATGCACTGTATGCTATCACAGTCCATCGGCGAAATCCAAACAGCGAAGAGACATGGAAGACATACCGACGCTACAGTGACTTCCATGACTTTCACATGAGGATCACTGAGCAG TTTGAAAACCTTGCAAATATACTGAAACTTCCTGGCAAAAAGACATTTAACAATATGGACAGAGAATttttggagaagaggaaaaaagatttaaatgcatatttgcaG CTCTTGTTAAATCCTGAAATGATGAAGGCTTCTCCAGCTTTAGCCCATTATGTGTATGACTTCCTGGAGAATAAAGCCTACAGCAAAGGGAAGGGGGATTTTGCACGGAAG ATGGACACATTTGTAAACCCACTGCGTAACTCTATGAGAAATGTATCAAATGCAGTCAAGTCTCTCCCTGACAGCCTGGCAGAGGGAATGACTAAAATGTCAGACAACATGGGTAAAATGTCAGAGAGATTGGGACAAGACATAAAGCAATCATTTTTCAAG GTGCCTCCTTTGATCCAGAAAACCTATTCAGATCCTGACCATTGCCGTGTTGCAGCACCAATTGATGACAAT GTGGACGACAATATTCCACTGAGAGTAATGCTCCTCCTTATGGATGAAGTCTTtgatttaaaggaaagaaatcagtggttaagaagaaatataaaaaatctgCTTCAGCAACTTATTAGAGCAACATATGGTGACACAATTAATAG aaaaatagttGATCATGTTGATTGGATGACATCTCCTGAGCAAGTAGCCGATGCAGTGAAACGCTTCAG AGATGCTTTTTGGCCCAACGGCATTCTAGCAGAGACTGTTCCACGGAGGGACAAAGCTATTAGAATGAGAACAAGAGTGGCAGGGAAAACCAAACTACTGGAGGTAATGCCAG ATGAACTGAAGCACATCATAGGTGCTGAGACAACACGGAAAGGCATTCTTCGGGTCTTTGAAATGTTCCAGCATGCTCAACTGAACAAGAGAATGGTGTACGTGTTTCTGGAGAGATTCTTAGAAACCTTATTTCCGCAAAATAAGTTCCATGAGCTCTTCAACAAACTGCATTCACGGTCAAAGCAGATGCAGAGGTATAAGCAGAGACTACATTCTACTCAAGCGCCTTCCTTGCAGAAAAGGTGA